From the Streptomyces sp. KMM 9044 genome, one window contains:
- a CDS encoding ATP-binding protein — translation MDPNNPGPEEYGRDGDGHAPRQRPPRDSLASEIGQHVPALARTVQLVSGDYLLTVNPVDGSEIEPCPPAERPARPVKLAEAERAGTARAAKPPVPPGPAQAELPLLARHDEREKLVRLLARGRSVLLTGPAGSGRTRLLDTVAEDCADLAPDGVVRINGHRRSADDLLYDLFYAVHGAPLYRPGRDELADCLREVGAVVVLDDLGFGGAALDELLDATPECAFLLGATPDVPAPSADSGVEEVALEGLDRAAGLDLLEHAVGRRLTEDESNWAGDLWFESEGLPLRFVQAGALLRQRDRLRIGTSAVDEFGVFEDTPPEDLPEGAVEGDAVPLPSLGEAAAPAPLLASRLSASARATLRFAVALGGELPHRAHLPALVGDTHADAALGELTACGLVSAVGSRYRLAAGVPAQLEAAGYTDEAEAQARTAAQHYAWWTGHPSVTPERVCAEADAVLAALGLLSPLGSSAGEGEPSAAVQLARSAAPAFAAGLRWSAWERALRAGAEAARLAGDVAEEAYFHHELGIHALCTGDLDRARAELEASIGLRGALADKRGTVAGRRALALVADRSGIPVTPAAGEEVPDARDEESVSPPRGVPTAFPELRPPADTGLIVHRTAPAPVPGPAPAHRAAGGLKGMARRNLVAAGAGALLVAVLGTVVTLGATSDHDAGTPSENVGVNPSASRGIDDGSLGADPRADENGDTGDATGRPAAPGPDGTPDGPTPTATGSGEPSDDPSGTREPDGPTTGTGPSKSPRPSEPSGEPSDSGGPTEPGGPTEPGEEPSGEPSEPTESTGEPTEEPPPPETSNSASGPAPSTPAETQSEASSSASAPQSGDAGTPSSSGATVI, via the coding sequence ATGGACCCGAACAACCCGGGACCCGAGGAGTACGGTCGCGACGGCGACGGGCACGCGCCCCGCCAGCGCCCGCCCAGGGATTCCCTCGCATCCGAAATCGGACAGCACGTGCCCGCACTCGCGCGCACGGTGCAGCTCGTCTCCGGCGACTACCTGCTCACCGTCAACCCCGTCGACGGCAGCGAGATAGAGCCCTGCCCGCCCGCCGAGCGGCCCGCCCGTCCGGTGAAGCTGGCGGAGGCCGAGCGCGCCGGGACCGCCCGTGCCGCGAAGCCGCCCGTCCCGCCGGGGCCCGCCCAGGCCGAGCTGCCGCTGCTGGCCCGTCACGACGAGCGCGAGAAGCTGGTCCGGCTGCTCGCCCGCGGCCGCTCCGTGCTCCTGACCGGGCCCGCGGGATCCGGCCGCACCCGGCTGCTCGACACCGTCGCCGAGGACTGCGCGGACCTCGCCCCCGACGGCGTCGTCCGCATCAACGGCCACCGCCGCAGCGCCGACGACCTGCTGTACGACCTCTTCTACGCCGTCCACGGCGCTCCCCTGTACCGCCCCGGCCGGGACGAACTGGCCGACTGCCTGCGGGAGGTCGGCGCGGTCGTCGTCCTCGACGACCTCGGGTTCGGCGGGGCGGCCCTGGACGAACTGCTGGACGCCACCCCCGAGTGCGCCTTCCTGCTCGGCGCCACACCGGACGTGCCCGCCCCGTCCGCCGACTCCGGTGTCGAGGAGGTCGCCCTCGAGGGTCTCGACCGCGCGGCCGGCCTGGACCTGCTGGAGCACGCCGTCGGCCGGCGCCTCACCGAGGACGAGTCGAACTGGGCCGGTGACCTCTGGTTCGAGTCCGAGGGGCTGCCGCTGCGCTTCGTCCAGGCCGGCGCCCTGCTGCGGCAGCGCGACCGGCTGCGCATCGGGACCAGTGCCGTCGACGAGTTCGGTGTCTTCGAGGACACCCCGCCCGAGGACCTGCCCGAGGGCGCCGTCGAGGGTGACGCTGTCCCGCTGCCCTCGCTCGGCGAGGCGGCCGCCCCCGCCCCGCTGCTCGCCTCCCGGCTCAGTGCCTCCGCCCGTGCCACCCTGCGGTTCGCCGTCGCGCTCGGCGGTGAACTCCCGCACCGGGCACACCTGCCCGCGCTGGTCGGCGACACCCACGCCGACGCCGCGCTCGGTGAACTGACCGCGTGCGGACTGGTCTCCGCCGTCGGCTCCCGCTACCGGCTCGCCGCCGGTGTGCCGGCCCAGCTGGAGGCCGCCGGGTACACCGACGAGGCCGAGGCGCAGGCCCGTACCGCCGCCCAGCACTACGCCTGGTGGACCGGGCACCCCTCGGTCACCCCCGAGCGGGTCTGCGCCGAGGCCGACGCCGTGCTCGCCGCGCTCGGCCTGCTGTCGCCGCTCGGCTCGTCCGCAGGCGAGGGCGAGCCCAGCGCCGCCGTGCAGCTCGCCCGCTCCGCCGCACCCGCGTTCGCCGCGGGCCTGCGCTGGAGCGCCTGGGAGCGGGCGCTGCGGGCCGGCGCGGAGGCCGCCCGGCTCGCCGGGGACGTGGCGGAGGAGGCCTACTTCCACCACGAGCTCGGCATCCACGCCCTGTGCACCGGCGATCTCGACCGTGCCCGTGCCGAGCTGGAGGCCTCCATCGGCCTGCGCGGCGCCCTCGCCGACAAGCGCGGCACCGTCGCCGGACGCCGCGCGCTGGCCCTGGTCGCCGACCGTTCCGGCATCCCGGTGACGCCGGCCGCGGGGGAGGAGGTGCCCGACGCCCGCGACGAGGAGTCGGTGTCGCCGCCCCGCGGGGTGCCGACGGCCTTCCCGGAGCTCCGGCCGCCCGCCGACACGGGGCTGATCGTCCACCGCACCGCGCCCGCGCCCGTGCCGGGGCCCGCTCCCGCGCACAGGGCGGCAGGCGGCCTGAAGGGTATGGCCCGGCGCAACCTGGTGGCGGCCGGCGCGGGCGCGCTGCTCGTGGCCGTGCTGGGCACGGTGGTCACCCTCGGAGCCACCTCGGACCACGACGCGGGCACTCCCTCGGAGAACGTCGGCGTCAACCCGTCCGCGAGCCGGGGCATCGACGACGGCAGCCTGGGCGCCGACCCGCGTGCCGACGAGAACGGCGACACCGGTGACGCCACCGGCCGGCCGGCCGCCCCCGGCCCGGACGGCACCCCGGACGGCCCGACGCCGACGGCCACCGGCTCGGGCGAGCCCTCGGACGACCCGAGCGGCACGAGGGAACCGGACGGTCCGACGACCGGCACGGGGCCGTCGAAGTCCCCCAGGCCGTCCGAGCCGTCCGGCGAGCCGTCGGACTCCGGCGGGCCGACGGAGCCGGGTGGTCCGACGGAGCCCGGTGAGGAGCCGAGCGGGGAGCCGTCCGAGCCCACCGAGTCGACGGGGGAGCCCACGGAGGAGCCCCCGCCGCCCGAGACGTCCAACTCGGCGAGCGGTCCCGCACCCTCCACCCCGGCCGAGACGCAGTCGGAGGCGAGCAGTTCGGCGAGCGCCCCGCAGAGCGGCGACGCGGGCACGCCCAGCAGCTCCGGGGCCACGGTGATCTGA
- a CDS encoding STAS domain-containing protein yields MHIRGDHTELVVGGRLDVRSAADARTALHAAVDDGVGDLLLDLSELDSWDATGLGVIMGAHRRAGRCGRRLVLRDVPLQMQRLLVATRLHRILAIEGGIGVDTLPRV; encoded by the coding sequence ATGCACATCAGGGGCGACCACACCGAGCTGGTCGTCGGGGGCCGCCTCGACGTCCGCAGCGCGGCGGACGCCCGTACGGCCCTGCACGCGGCCGTCGACGACGGAGTCGGCGACCTGCTGCTGGACCTGTCCGAACTGGACTCCTGGGACGCCACCGGACTCGGTGTGATCATGGGAGCCCACCGGCGGGCCGGCCGTTGCGGCCGTCGTCTGGTGCTGCGTGACGTACCACTGCAGATGCAGCGCCTGTTGGTGGCCACCCGGCTGCACCGGATCCTGGCGATCGAAGGAGGCATCGGGGTGGACACGCTGCCCCGTGTATGA
- a CDS encoding 3-hydroxyacyl-CoA dehydrogenase family protein — protein MARKLAVIGAGLMGSGIAQVSARAGWDVVLRDVTDEALARGTDGIKSSYDKFVSKGRLEAHDADAALARITTTTDLDACADADVVVEAVFEKLEVKHEIFSALDGIVRDDTVLASNTSAIPITKIAAATRRPERVVGVHFFSPVPMMQLCELVRGYKTSDETLATAREFAESVGKTCIVVNRDVAGFVTTRLISALVVEAAKLHESGVASAEDIDLACKLGFGHAMGPLATADLTGVDILLHATSNIYTESQDEKFAAPELMRRMVDAGDIGRKSGQGFYTY, from the coding sequence GTGGCACGGAAGCTCGCCGTCATCGGGGCCGGTCTCATGGGGTCCGGAATCGCCCAGGTCTCCGCCCGGGCGGGCTGGGACGTCGTGCTGCGCGACGTCACCGACGAGGCGCTCGCGCGAGGCACCGACGGGATCAAGTCGTCGTACGACAAGTTCGTGAGCAAGGGCAGACTCGAGGCCCACGACGCCGACGCGGCCCTCGCCCGGATCACCACGACCACCGACCTGGACGCCTGCGCCGACGCCGACGTCGTGGTCGAGGCGGTCTTCGAGAAGCTCGAGGTCAAGCACGAGATCTTCAGCGCCCTGGACGGAATCGTGCGCGACGACACCGTCCTCGCCTCCAACACCTCCGCCATCCCGATCACCAAGATCGCGGCGGCTACGCGGCGCCCGGAGCGGGTCGTCGGCGTCCACTTCTTCTCGCCGGTGCCGATGATGCAGCTGTGCGAACTGGTCCGCGGCTACAAGACCAGCGACGAAACCCTCGCCACCGCGCGGGAGTTCGCCGAGTCCGTCGGCAAGACCTGCATCGTCGTCAACCGCGATGTGGCCGGCTTCGTGACCACCCGCCTCATCTCCGCCCTCGTCGTCGAGGCCGCGAAGCTCCACGAGTCGGGTGTGGCGAGCGCCGAGGACATCGACCTGGCCTGCAAACTGGGCTTCGGCCACGCCATGGGACCACTGGCCACCGCCGACCTGACCGGCGTGGACATCCTGCTGCACGCCACCAGCAACATCTACACCGAGTCCCAGGACGAGAAGTTCGCCGCTCCCGAGCTGATGCGCCGGATGGTTGATGCCGGTGACATCGGCCGGAAGAGCGGGCAGGGCTTCTACACGTACTGA
- a CDS encoding cob(I)yrinic acid a,c-diamide adenosyltransferase, whose product MVNLTRIYTRTGDRGTTNLGDMSRVPKTDLRIAAYADANEANAVIGTAIALGTLDEEVVTVLTRVQNDLFDVGADLSTPVVENPEYPPLRVEQFYVDRLEADCDRFNGQLEKLRSFILPGGTAGAALLHQACTVVRRAERSTWAALEAHGDTMNALTATYLNRLSDLLFILARIANRETGDVLWVPGGER is encoded by the coding sequence ATGGTCAATCTGACGCGCATCTACACCAGGACCGGTGACAGGGGCACCACGAACCTGGGTGACATGAGCCGGGTCCCCAAGACCGACCTGCGCATCGCCGCCTACGCCGACGCCAACGAGGCGAACGCGGTGATCGGCACGGCGATCGCGCTGGGCACTCTGGACGAGGAGGTCGTCACGGTCCTCACCCGCGTGCAGAACGACCTGTTCGACGTGGGCGCCGACCTGTCGACACCGGTCGTGGAGAACCCGGAGTACCCGCCGCTGCGGGTCGAACAGTTCTACGTGGACCGGCTGGAGGCGGACTGCGACCGCTTCAACGGGCAGCTGGAGAAGCTCCGCTCCTTCATCCTGCCGGGCGGGACGGCGGGTGCCGCCCTGCTCCACCAGGCGTGCACGGTGGTCCGCCGCGCGGAGCGCTCCACGTGGGCCGCGCTGGAGGCGCACGGCGACACGATGAACGCCCTCACCGCCACCTATCTCAACCGCCTCTCCGACCTCCTGTTCATCCTGGCGCGCATCGCCAACAGGGAGACCGGCGACGTGCTGTGGGTGCCGGGCGGGGAGCGCTGA
- a CDS encoding glycoside hydrolase family 18 chitinase yields MRFRHRAVAGFATLLLPFSALVALASPAQAATSATATYAKTQDWGSGFEGKWTVKNTGTTALSAWTVEWDFPSGTSVTSSWDADVTSSGHHWTAKNTSWNGTLAPGASVSFGFNGSGTGSPAGCELNGGSCDGTSVPGDAAPSAPGTPSASGVTDTSVTLSWSAATDDKGVKNYDVLRDGARVATVTGTSYTDSGLSKGTDYSYGVRARDTADQTGPVSGSVKVRTTGGTTEPPPTGDKIKLGYFTEWGVYGRDYHVKDLVTSGSAEKITHINYAFGNVVGGQCKLDDAYAATDKAYTADQSVSGTADAWDQPLRGTFNQLRQLKAKYPHIKVLYSFGGWTYSGGFGQAAQNPAAFAASCKQVVEDPRWADVFDGIDIDWEYPNACGLTCDTSGPAAFTNLSRALRAEFGQDYLVTAAITADGSDGGKIDAADYGGAAQYLDWYNVMTYDYFGAFDKDGPTAPHSPLTSYDGIPQDGFNSAAAISKLKAKGVPASKLLLGIGFYGRGWTGVTQAAPGGAATGAAPGTYEAGIEDYKILKNSCPATGTVAGTAYAHCGDTWWSYDTPATIDSKMDWAKDQGLGGAFFWEFSGDTANGELATAIDSGLK; encoded by the coding sequence ATGCGCTTCAGACACAGAGCCGTGGCAGGGTTCGCGACCCTGCTCCTCCCCTTCTCCGCCCTCGTCGCCCTCGCGAGTCCCGCCCAGGCAGCGACGTCCGCCACCGCCACCTACGCCAAGACCCAGGACTGGGGCTCCGGCTTCGAGGGCAAGTGGACGGTGAAGAACACCGGCACCACCGCCCTCAGCGCCTGGACCGTCGAGTGGGACTTCCCCTCCGGCACCTCCGTTACCTCCTCCTGGGACGCCGACGTGACGTCCTCGGGCCACCACTGGACCGCCAAGAACACGTCCTGGAACGGCACCCTCGCCCCCGGCGCCTCCGTCAGCTTCGGCTTCAACGGCTCCGGCACCGGCTCCCCCGCCGGCTGCGAGCTCAACGGCGGCAGCTGCGACGGCACCTCCGTCCCCGGCGACGCGGCACCCTCCGCGCCCGGCACCCCCTCGGCCTCCGGCGTCACCGACACCTCGGTGACGCTGTCCTGGTCCGCGGCCACCGACGACAAGGGCGTCAAGAACTACGACGTCCTGCGCGACGGCGCCAGGGTCGCCACCGTGACCGGCACCTCGTACACGGACAGCGGTCTCAGCAAGGGCACCGACTACTCGTACGGCGTGCGGGCCCGTGACACCGCCGACCAGACCGGCCCGGTCAGCGGCTCGGTGAAGGTCCGCACCACCGGCGGGACCACCGAGCCGCCGCCCACCGGCGACAAGATCAAGCTGGGCTACTTCACCGAGTGGGGCGTCTACGGCCGCGACTACCACGTCAAGGACCTGGTGACGTCCGGCTCGGCCGAGAAGATCACGCACATCAACTACGCGTTCGGCAACGTCGTGGGCGGCCAGTGCAAGCTCGACGACGCCTACGCCGCCACCGACAAGGCCTACACCGCGGACCAGTCCGTCAGCGGCACCGCCGACGCCTGGGACCAGCCGCTGCGCGGCACCTTCAACCAGCTGCGCCAGCTGAAGGCGAAGTACCCGCACATCAAGGTGCTGTACTCCTTCGGCGGCTGGACCTACTCCGGCGGCTTCGGCCAGGCCGCGCAGAACCCGGCCGCGTTCGCCGCCTCCTGCAAGCAGGTCGTGGAGGACCCGCGCTGGGCCGACGTCTTCGACGGCATCGACATCGACTGGGAGTACCCGAACGCCTGCGGCCTCACCTGCGACACCAGCGGCCCGGCGGCCTTCACGAACCTCTCCCGGGCCCTGCGCGCCGAGTTCGGCCAGGACTACCTGGTCACCGCGGCCATCACCGCGGACGGCTCGGACGGCGGCAAGATCGACGCGGCCGACTACGGCGGCGCCGCCCAGTACCTCGACTGGTACAACGTGATGACGTACGACTACTTCGGCGCCTTCGACAAGGACGGCCCCACGGCCCCCCACTCGCCGCTGACCTCGTACGACGGCATCCCGCAGGACGGCTTCAACTCCGCGGCCGCGATCTCGAAGCTGAAGGCGAAGGGCGTCCCGGCGAGCAAGCTGCTGCTCGGCATCGGCTTCTACGGCCGCGGCTGGACCGGTGTCACCCAGGCCGCCCCCGGCGGCGCGGCCACCGGAGCGGCGCCCGGCACCTACGAGGCCGGCATCGAGGACTACAAGATCCTCAAGAACAGCTGTCCGGCCACCGGCACCGTCGCCGGCACGGCCTACGCCCACTGCGGCGACACCTGGTGGTCCTACGACACCCCCGCCACCATCGACAGCAAGATGGACTGGGCCAAGGACCAGGGCCTGGGCGGTGCGTTCTTCTGGGAGTTCAGCGGTGACACCGCCAACGGCGAGCTGGCCACCGCCATCGACAGCGGCCTGAAGTAG
- a CDS encoding DUF2550 domain-containing protein: MVLALTVCGSVVALVVVGLFVFGLRRRLIQGSGGTFDCSLRWDAPEPGDSGGKGWAYGVARYNGDRVEWFRVFSYAPRPRRVLERSAIEVAGRRVPEGEEELALLSDAVILACLHRGRRLELAMSDDALTGFLAWLEAAPPGQRVNVA, from the coding sequence ATGGTCCTCGCTCTGACTGTGTGCGGAAGCGTCGTGGCGCTCGTGGTGGTGGGCCTCTTCGTCTTCGGTCTGCGCCGCCGCCTCATCCAGGGTTCCGGCGGGACCTTCGACTGCAGCCTGCGCTGGGACGCCCCCGAACCGGGCGACTCCGGCGGCAAGGGCTGGGCGTACGGGGTGGCCCGCTACAACGGGGACCGGGTGGAGTGGTTCCGGGTCTTCTCCTACGCCCCGCGCCCGCGCCGGGTCCTGGAGCGCTCGGCGATCGAGGTGGCCGGCCGCCGGGTGCCCGAGGGCGAGGAGGAGCTGGCGCTGCTGTCGGACGCGGTGATCCTCGCCTGTCTGCACCGGGGCAGGCGGCTGGAGCTCGCGATGAGCGACGACGCGCTGACCGGCTTCCTCGCCTGGCTGGAGGCGGCCCCGCCCGGCCAGAGGGTGAACGTGGCGTAG
- a CDS encoding F0F1 ATP synthase subunit epsilon, producing MAAELHVALVAADREVWSGEATLVVARTTSGDIGVMPGHQPLLGVLESGPVTIRTNDGGTVVAAVHGGFLSFADDKLSVLAEIAELSHEIDVQRAERALGRAKSDADAAAERRADVRLRAATAGR from the coding sequence TTGGCTGCTGAGCTGCACGTCGCGCTGGTCGCGGCCGACCGAGAGGTCTGGTCCGGCGAGGCCACCCTGGTCGTCGCGCGCACCACGTCCGGCGACATCGGCGTCATGCCCGGTCACCAGCCGCTGCTGGGTGTGCTGGAGTCGGGCCCGGTGACCATCCGTACGAACGACGGCGGGACGGTCGTCGCCGCGGTGCACGGCGGTTTCCTCTCGTTCGCCGACGACAAGCTGTCGGTGCTGGCGGAGATCGCGGAGCTGTCGCACGAGATCGACGTCCAGCGTGCCGAGCGGGCGCTCGGCCGTGCGAAGTCGGACGCCGACGCCGCTGCGGAGCGTCGCGCGGACGTTCGCCTGCGGGCCGCTACGGCGGGCCGCTGA